A DNA window from Tachysurus fulvidraco isolate hzauxx_2018 chromosome 4, HZAU_PFXX_2.0, whole genome shotgun sequence contains the following coding sequences:
- the zmp:0000000662 gene encoding RING finger protein 145 isoform X2 gives MPQDSSQSRPHLSGSPKSSFARKTIGAGHVVSTVVLLLPLGHIVQLYLHVLTVLLLYMGHQMSREYVVGESQYTYDGTLFFPPPALNRFVRALTCQIIVATLCAFLMRTRRVWLFSAHLLPLFGRMCLVSQDNALTLTTVSMGITAAEVAIFLLMNLFVPYRLAKATYQQIVQTEVTDLYRLFAVGMSLWHHFAVPVLFGAFWFVLFGVQLVSNVGSSTPIQEGLLFYLLTSVSECCASPYSLLGLTFVVSYLALGLLNLCKFCLGGFTAVQNHNVMHRGVTEGVTLLLLALQTGLLDLPALQRCFLLFIILFIVLTSTLQSMSEITEPIMLGLGASRNRCVWKHVRGLSMCVFLLLFPGFMAFKISQFFHMDFWLLILVSSCMLTSLQVTGTLLIYCLFMLEVWRGAALPSLDEFVYYVNAVCRALEFAVALCVVAYGAWESLWGEWSWIGASVIIIHSYCNVWLRAQAGWKSFLLRQEAARKINSLPRASADQLQAHGDVCAICFQDMTSAVITYCRHFFHESCLRKWLYVQETCPMCHTPIKPSTSIPKPAAGDAQSNPVQTQHHPPQQEPAAEHTDTHQGEQDPVEDEVHSPDKNCSASEDSAGPSCSLESRPCNERDWETEQRTNQPSETNSALDREP, from the exons atgcctcaggattcctCACAGAGTCGACCTCATCTCAGTGgaagtccaaaatcttcatttgcacggaagacaatcggagctg GTCACGTTGTGAGCACAGTTGTGCTGTTATTGCCTCTGGGACACATAGTTCAACTTTACCTGCATGTTCTCACTGTGCTTCTGCTCTACATGGGACATCAGATGTCCAG GGAATATGTTGTAGGTGAGAGTCAATACACGTATGATGGAACACTCTTCTTTCCCCCACCAGCCTTGAACCGTTTTGTAAGGGCACTTACAT GTCAGATTATTGTTGCCACATTGTGTGCGTTCCTCATGCGCACTCGCCGTGTATGGCTGTTCTCTGCACACCTGCTCCCACTCTTTGGACGGATGTGTTTAGTTTCTCAAGACAATGCCCTGACACTCACTACTGTTTCCATGGGTATAACTGCAGCAGAGGTTGCCATCTTCCTCCTTATGAATCTGTTTGTGCCATATAGATTGGCCAAAGCCACATATCAGCAAATTGTACAAACAGAG gtgacagatttgtaccGGCTGTTTGCAGTGGGCATGTCTCTCTGGCATCATTTTGCTGTGCCTGTGTTATTCGGTGCATTCTGGTTTGTACTGTTTGGAGTTCAGCTTGTCTCCAATGTTGGCAGCTCCACTCCCATCCAAGAGGGGCTGCTGTTCTACCTTCTCACCAG tgtgtctGAGTGCTGTGCTAGTCCTTATTCTCTGCTGGGTTTGACATTTGTGGTTTCTTATTTGGCATTGGGCCTCCTGAATCTCTGCAAGTTCTGCCTGGGAGGATTCACCGCAGTGCAGAACCACAATGTCATGCACAG GGGTGTTACAGAAGGTGTGACTCTGTTGTTATTGGCCCTGCAGACTGGCTTGTTGGACTTGCCAGCCTTGCAGCGCTgcttcctcctcttcatcataCTCTTTATTGTCCTCACTTCCACACTACAGAGCATGAGTGAGATAACTGAGCCCATCATGCTAGGACTTGGGGCCAGTAGAAACAG GTGTGTGTGGAAGCATGTGCGGGgcttgagcatgtgtgtgttcttgctgCTATTTCCTGGTTTCATGGCTTTTAAGATATCCCAGTTCTTCCACATGGATTTCTGGCTTCTCATCCTGGTTTCCAGCTGTATGCTTACATCACTACAG GTTACAGGGACCCTACTAATCTACTGCCTGTTCATGTTGGAGGTGTGGCGCGGTGCTGCACTTCCTAGCCTCGACGAGTTTGTGTATTACGTGAACGCTGTGTGCCGGGCACTGGAGTTTGCTGTGGCACTGTGTGTGGTTGCCTACGGGGCCTGGGAATCACTGTGGGGTGAGTGGAGCTGGATAGGGGCATCAGTTATCATCATCCACTCCTACTGCAACGTGTGGCTACGTGCCCAGGCTGGATGGAAGAGCTTCTTGCTTAGGCAGGAAGCTGCACGCAAGATCAACTCACTCCCACGGGCAAGTGCTGATCAGCTGCAGGCACATGGTGATGTCTGTGCCATCTGTTTTCAG GATATGACTTCTGCCGTGATAACCTACTGTCGTCATTTTTTCCATGAAAGCTGTCTTAGAAAGTGGCTGTATGTGCAGGAAACCTGCCCTATGTGTCACACTCCCATAAAACCATCCACATCCATCCCAAAACCTGCTGCTGGTGATGCCCAGTCAAACCCAGTACAGACCCAGCACCACCCACCTCAACAAGAGCCagctgctgaacacactgacactcaccaaGGGGAGCAAGACCCAGTGGAAGATGAAGTCCATTCACCAGATAAGAACTGTAGCGCCAGTGAAGACTCTGCTGGGCCTAGCTGCTCATTAGAATCAAGACCTTGCAATGAGAGGGACTGGGAAACAGAGCAGAGGACTAACCAGCCAAGTGAGACCAATTCAGCTCTGGACAGAGAACCATGA
- the zmp:0000000662 gene encoding RING finger protein 145 isoform X1, which produces MLRLEDVANVLLRVPSLLVLDLLYKCDIDSFTHHLRASSEDMLFKYKYVLWNIYYLGHVVSTVVLLLPLGHIVQLYLHVLTVLLLYMGHQMSREYVVGESQYTYDGTLFFPPPALNRFVRALTCQIIVATLCAFLMRTRRVWLFSAHLLPLFGRMCLVSQDNALTLTTVSMGITAAEVAIFLLMNLFVPYRLAKATYQQIVQTEVTDLYRLFAVGMSLWHHFAVPVLFGAFWFVLFGVQLVSNVGSSTPIQEGLLFYLLTSVSECCASPYSLLGLTFVVSYLALGLLNLCKFCLGGFTAVQNHNVMHRGVTEGVTLLLLALQTGLLDLPALQRCFLLFIILFIVLTSTLQSMSEITEPIMLGLGASRNRCVWKHVRGLSMCVFLLLFPGFMAFKISQFFHMDFWLLILVSSCMLTSLQVTGTLLIYCLFMLEVWRGAALPSLDEFVYYVNAVCRALEFAVALCVVAYGAWESLWGEWSWIGASVIIIHSYCNVWLRAQAGWKSFLLRQEAARKINSLPRASADQLQAHGDVCAICFQDMTSAVITYCRHFFHESCLRKWLYVQETCPMCHTPIKPSTSIPKPAAGDAQSNPVQTQHHPPQQEPAAEHTDTHQGEQDPVEDEVHSPDKNCSASEDSAGPSCSLESRPCNERDWETEQRTNQPSETNSALDREP; this is translated from the exons ATGCTGCGATTAGAGGACGTGGCTAATGTGTTGCTCAGGGTTCCCAGTCTTTTAGTCCTGGACCTGCTCTACAAATGCGACATCGACAGCTTCACCCATCACCTCAGGGCGAGCAGCGAGGACATGCTCTTCAAATACAAATACGTCCTCTGGAACATTTACTACTTAG GTCACGTTGTGAGCACAGTTGTGCTGTTATTGCCTCTGGGACACATAGTTCAACTTTACCTGCATGTTCTCACTGTGCTTCTGCTCTACATGGGACATCAGATGTCCAG GGAATATGTTGTAGGTGAGAGTCAATACACGTATGATGGAACACTCTTCTTTCCCCCACCAGCCTTGAACCGTTTTGTAAGGGCACTTACAT GTCAGATTATTGTTGCCACATTGTGTGCGTTCCTCATGCGCACTCGCCGTGTATGGCTGTTCTCTGCACACCTGCTCCCACTCTTTGGACGGATGTGTTTAGTTTCTCAAGACAATGCCCTGACACTCACTACTGTTTCCATGGGTATAACTGCAGCAGAGGTTGCCATCTTCCTCCTTATGAATCTGTTTGTGCCATATAGATTGGCCAAAGCCACATATCAGCAAATTGTACAAACAGAG gtgacagatttgtaccGGCTGTTTGCAGTGGGCATGTCTCTCTGGCATCATTTTGCTGTGCCTGTGTTATTCGGTGCATTCTGGTTTGTACTGTTTGGAGTTCAGCTTGTCTCCAATGTTGGCAGCTCCACTCCCATCCAAGAGGGGCTGCTGTTCTACCTTCTCACCAG tgtgtctGAGTGCTGTGCTAGTCCTTATTCTCTGCTGGGTTTGACATTTGTGGTTTCTTATTTGGCATTGGGCCTCCTGAATCTCTGCAAGTTCTGCCTGGGAGGATTCACCGCAGTGCAGAACCACAATGTCATGCACAG GGGTGTTACAGAAGGTGTGACTCTGTTGTTATTGGCCCTGCAGACTGGCTTGTTGGACTTGCCAGCCTTGCAGCGCTgcttcctcctcttcatcataCTCTTTATTGTCCTCACTTCCACACTACAGAGCATGAGTGAGATAACTGAGCCCATCATGCTAGGACTTGGGGCCAGTAGAAACAG GTGTGTGTGGAAGCATGTGCGGGgcttgagcatgtgtgtgttcttgctgCTATTTCCTGGTTTCATGGCTTTTAAGATATCCCAGTTCTTCCACATGGATTTCTGGCTTCTCATCCTGGTTTCCAGCTGTATGCTTACATCACTACAG GTTACAGGGACCCTACTAATCTACTGCCTGTTCATGTTGGAGGTGTGGCGCGGTGCTGCACTTCCTAGCCTCGACGAGTTTGTGTATTACGTGAACGCTGTGTGCCGGGCACTGGAGTTTGCTGTGGCACTGTGTGTGGTTGCCTACGGGGCCTGGGAATCACTGTGGGGTGAGTGGAGCTGGATAGGGGCATCAGTTATCATCATCCACTCCTACTGCAACGTGTGGCTACGTGCCCAGGCTGGATGGAAGAGCTTCTTGCTTAGGCAGGAAGCTGCACGCAAGATCAACTCACTCCCACGGGCAAGTGCTGATCAGCTGCAGGCACATGGTGATGTCTGTGCCATCTGTTTTCAG GATATGACTTCTGCCGTGATAACCTACTGTCGTCATTTTTTCCATGAAAGCTGTCTTAGAAAGTGGCTGTATGTGCAGGAAACCTGCCCTATGTGTCACACTCCCATAAAACCATCCACATCCATCCCAAAACCTGCTGCTGGTGATGCCCAGTCAAACCCAGTACAGACCCAGCACCACCCACCTCAACAAGAGCCagctgctgaacacactgacactcaccaaGGGGAGCAAGACCCAGTGGAAGATGAAGTCCATTCACCAGATAAGAACTGTAGCGCCAGTGAAGACTCTGCTGGGCCTAGCTGCTCATTAGAATCAAGACCTTGCAATGAGAGGGACTGGGAAACAGAGCAGAGGACTAACCAGCCAAGTGAGACCAATTCAGCTCTGGACAGAGAACCATGA
- the sufu gene encoding suppressor of fused homolog isoform X4, whose amino-acid sequence MDKMRPSGGAGGHLGLASLFPPGLQAIYAECRRLYPDQPNPLQVTAIVKYWLGGPDPLDYISMYRNVGCPALDVQEHWHYVSLGLSDLYGDNRVHEFTGQEGPSGFGFELTFRLKREAGETAPPTWPAELMQGLARYVFQSENTFCSGDHISWHSPLDNSESRIQHMLLTEDPQMQPVQTPFGLVSFLQIVGVCTEELQAAQQWNGQGILDLLRGVRVAGGPWLITDMRRGETIFDIDPHLQERVDKGIETDGSNLSGVSAKCAWDDLSRPPEDEDDSRSICIGSQPRRLSEKDTEQIREALRKGLEINSKSILPPINSQRPHQDRPLSRKDSLESESSSAIVPHELVRTRQLESVHLKFNQESGTLLPLCLRGRILHGRHFTYKSINGDTAITFVSTGVEGAFATEEHPYAAHGPWLQILLTEEFVEHMLGDLQDLSIRDEFKLPKEYSWPDKKLKISILPDTVFDSPLQ is encoded by the exons ATGGATAAAATGCGGCCTAGCGGCGGAGCGGGTGGCCACCTCGGGCTCGCCTCGCTCTTTCCGCCGGGTCTGCAGGCTATTTACGCGGAGTGTCGGCGCCTGTATCCCGATCAGCCAAACCCGCTTCAAGTCACTGCCATCGTTAAGTACTG GTTAGGGGGACCGGATCCTTTAGACTACATAAGTATGTACAGGAACGTGGGATGTCCTGCTCTGGATGTACAGGAACACTGGCATTATGTGAGTCTCGGCCTGAGTGATCTGTACGGAGACAACAGAGTTCACGA attCACTGGTCAAGAAGGTCCAAGCGGATTTGGATTTGAGCTTACGTTTAGGTTAAAGAGGGAGGCAGGAGAGACCGCTCCTCCAACCTGGCCAGCTGAGCTTATGCAAGGTTTGGCTCGATACGTCTTTCAATCAG AAAACACATTCTGCAGTGGTGACCACATTTCATGGCACAGCCCATTAGATAACAGCGAGTCCAGAATCCAGCACATGCTGCTCACAGAGGACCCCCAGATGCAACCTGTACAAACACCATTTGGTCTGGTCAGCTTCCTTCAA ATTGTTGGGGTATGCACAGAAGAGCTGCAGGCAGCACAGCAGTGGAATGGTCAGGGCATTTTGGACCTGCTGCgtggagtgcgtgt TGCCGGAGGTCCGTGGTTAATCACTGACATGAGGAGAGGGGAGACTATATTTGACATTGATCCTCACTTACAA GAGAGGGTGGATAAAGGCATCGAAACAGACGGCTCCAACCTGAGCGGAGTCAGTGCCAAGTGTGCATGGGATGACCTGAGTCGACCTCCCGAGGATGAGGACGACAGCCGCAGCATCTGCATTGGATCGCAGCCACGCAGGCTGTCTGAGAAAG ACACTGAACAGATCAGGGAAGCCCTAAGGAAAGGACTGGAGATTAACAGCAAGTCAATCTTACCCCCCATTAACAGTCAGAGACCTCACCAAGACCGgccact AAGCCGTAAGGACAGTCTGGAAAGTGAGAGCTCATCTGCTATCGTTCCCCATGAGCTGGTGAGGACACGACAGCTGGAGAGTGTGCACCTCAAGTTCAATCAGGAGTCTGGAACTCTGCTCCCACTGTGCCTCAG AGGACGTATCCTCCATGGGCGGCACTTCACATATAAAAGTATCAATGGTGACACAGCAATCACTTTTGTATCCACTGGAGTAGAGGGTGCTTTCGCAACAGAAGAGCACCCCTACGCTGCTCATGGGCCGTGGCTACAG ATCCTTCTCACTGAAGAGTTTGTGGAGCACATGCTAGGCGACCTTCAAGATCTGAGTATTCGTGACGAG TTCAAGCTACCAAAGGAATACAGCTGGCCTGATAAGAAGCTAAAGATTTCTATCCTGCCAGATACAGTGTTTGACAGCCCGCTGCAATAA
- the sufu gene encoding suppressor of fused homolog isoform X2, giving the protein MDKMRPSGGAGGHLGLASLFPPGLQAIYAECRRLYPDQPNPLQVTAIVKYWLGGPDPLDYISMYRNVGCPALDVQEHWHYVSLGLSDLYGDNRVHEFTGQEGPSGFGFELTFRLKREAGETAPPTWPAELMQGLARYVFQSENTFCSGDHISWHSPLDNSESRIQHMLLTEDPQMQPVQTPFGLVSFLQIVGVCTEELQAAQQWNGQGILDLLRGVRVAGGPWLITDMRRGETIFDIDPHLQERVDKGIETDGSNLSGVSAKCAWDDLSRPPEDEDDSRSICIGSQPRRLSEKDTEQIREALRKGLEINSKSILPPINSQRPHQDRPLQSVGHLQSKQNSRSRKDSLESESSSAIVPHELVRTRQLESVHLKFNQESGTLLPLCLRGRILHGRHFTYKSINGDTAITFVSTGVEGAFATEEHPYAAHGPWLQILLTEEFVEHMLGDLQDLSIRDEFKLPKEYSWPDKKLKISILPDTVFDSPLQ; this is encoded by the exons ATGGATAAAATGCGGCCTAGCGGCGGAGCGGGTGGCCACCTCGGGCTCGCCTCGCTCTTTCCGCCGGGTCTGCAGGCTATTTACGCGGAGTGTCGGCGCCTGTATCCCGATCAGCCAAACCCGCTTCAAGTCACTGCCATCGTTAAGTACTG GTTAGGGGGACCGGATCCTTTAGACTACATAAGTATGTACAGGAACGTGGGATGTCCTGCTCTGGATGTACAGGAACACTGGCATTATGTGAGTCTCGGCCTGAGTGATCTGTACGGAGACAACAGAGTTCACGA attCACTGGTCAAGAAGGTCCAAGCGGATTTGGATTTGAGCTTACGTTTAGGTTAAAGAGGGAGGCAGGAGAGACCGCTCCTCCAACCTGGCCAGCTGAGCTTATGCAAGGTTTGGCTCGATACGTCTTTCAATCAG AAAACACATTCTGCAGTGGTGACCACATTTCATGGCACAGCCCATTAGATAACAGCGAGTCCAGAATCCAGCACATGCTGCTCACAGAGGACCCCCAGATGCAACCTGTACAAACACCATTTGGTCTGGTCAGCTTCCTTCAA ATTGTTGGGGTATGCACAGAAGAGCTGCAGGCAGCACAGCAGTGGAATGGTCAGGGCATTTTGGACCTGCTGCgtggagtgcgtgt TGCCGGAGGTCCGTGGTTAATCACTGACATGAGGAGAGGGGAGACTATATTTGACATTGATCCTCACTTACAA GAGAGGGTGGATAAAGGCATCGAAACAGACGGCTCCAACCTGAGCGGAGTCAGTGCCAAGTGTGCATGGGATGACCTGAGTCGACCTCCCGAGGATGAGGACGACAGCCGCAGCATCTGCATTGGATCGCAGCCACGCAGGCTGTCTGAGAAAG ACACTGAACAGATCAGGGAAGCCCTAAGGAAAGGACTGGAGATTAACAGCAAGTCAATCTTACCCCCCATTAACAGTCAGAGACCTCACCAAGACCGgccact ACAATCAGTCGGACATTTGCAGAGCAAGCAGAACTCAAG AAGCCGTAAGGACAGTCTGGAAAGTGAGAGCTCATCTGCTATCGTTCCCCATGAGCTGGTGAGGACACGACAGCTGGAGAGTGTGCACCTCAAGTTCAATCAGGAGTCTGGAACTCTGCTCCCACTGTGCCTCAG AGGACGTATCCTCCATGGGCGGCACTTCACATATAAAAGTATCAATGGTGACACAGCAATCACTTTTGTATCCACTGGAGTAGAGGGTGCTTTCGCAACAGAAGAGCACCCCTACGCTGCTCATGGGCCGTGGCTACAG ATCCTTCTCACTGAAGAGTTTGTGGAGCACATGCTAGGCGACCTTCAAGATCTGAGTATTCGTGACGAG TTCAAGCTACCAAAGGAATACAGCTGGCCTGATAAGAAGCTAAAGATTTCTATCCTGCCAGATACAGTGTTTGACAGCCCGCTGCAATAA
- the sufu gene encoding suppressor of fused homolog isoform X1, protein MDKMRPSGGAGGHLGLASLFPPGLQAIYAECRRLYPDQPNPLQVTAIVKYWLGGPDPLDYISMYRNVGCPALDVQEHWHYVSLGLSDLYGDNRVHEFTGQEGPSGFGFELTFRLKREAGETAPPTWPAELMQGLARYVFQSENTFCSGDHISWHSPLDNSESRIQHMLLTEDPQMQPVQTPFGLVSFLQIVGVCTEELQAAQQWNGQGILDLLRGVRVAGGPWLITDMRRGETIFDIDPHLQQERVDKGIETDGSNLSGVSAKCAWDDLSRPPEDEDDSRSICIGSQPRRLSEKDTEQIREALRKGLEINSKSILPPINSQRPHQDRPLQSVGHLQSKQNSRSRKDSLESESSSAIVPHELVRTRQLESVHLKFNQESGTLLPLCLRGRILHGRHFTYKSINGDTAITFVSTGVEGAFATEEHPYAAHGPWLQILLTEEFVEHMLGDLQDLSIRDEFKLPKEYSWPDKKLKISILPDTVFDSPLQ, encoded by the exons ATGGATAAAATGCGGCCTAGCGGCGGAGCGGGTGGCCACCTCGGGCTCGCCTCGCTCTTTCCGCCGGGTCTGCAGGCTATTTACGCGGAGTGTCGGCGCCTGTATCCCGATCAGCCAAACCCGCTTCAAGTCACTGCCATCGTTAAGTACTG GTTAGGGGGACCGGATCCTTTAGACTACATAAGTATGTACAGGAACGTGGGATGTCCTGCTCTGGATGTACAGGAACACTGGCATTATGTGAGTCTCGGCCTGAGTGATCTGTACGGAGACAACAGAGTTCACGA attCACTGGTCAAGAAGGTCCAAGCGGATTTGGATTTGAGCTTACGTTTAGGTTAAAGAGGGAGGCAGGAGAGACCGCTCCTCCAACCTGGCCAGCTGAGCTTATGCAAGGTTTGGCTCGATACGTCTTTCAATCAG AAAACACATTCTGCAGTGGTGACCACATTTCATGGCACAGCCCATTAGATAACAGCGAGTCCAGAATCCAGCACATGCTGCTCACAGAGGACCCCCAGATGCAACCTGTACAAACACCATTTGGTCTGGTCAGCTTCCTTCAA ATTGTTGGGGTATGCACAGAAGAGCTGCAGGCAGCACAGCAGTGGAATGGTCAGGGCATTTTGGACCTGCTGCgtggagtgcgtgt TGCCGGAGGTCCGTGGTTAATCACTGACATGAGGAGAGGGGAGACTATATTTGACATTGATCCTCACTTACAA CAGGAGAGGGTGGATAAAGGCATCGAAACAGACGGCTCCAACCTGAGCGGAGTCAGTGCCAAGTGTGCATGGGATGACCTGAGTCGACCTCCCGAGGATGAGGACGACAGCCGCAGCATCTGCATTGGATCGCAGCCACGCAGGCTGTCTGAGAAAG ACACTGAACAGATCAGGGAAGCCCTAAGGAAAGGACTGGAGATTAACAGCAAGTCAATCTTACCCCCCATTAACAGTCAGAGACCTCACCAAGACCGgccact ACAATCAGTCGGACATTTGCAGAGCAAGCAGAACTCAAG AAGCCGTAAGGACAGTCTGGAAAGTGAGAGCTCATCTGCTATCGTTCCCCATGAGCTGGTGAGGACACGACAGCTGGAGAGTGTGCACCTCAAGTTCAATCAGGAGTCTGGAACTCTGCTCCCACTGTGCCTCAG AGGACGTATCCTCCATGGGCGGCACTTCACATATAAAAGTATCAATGGTGACACAGCAATCACTTTTGTATCCACTGGAGTAGAGGGTGCTTTCGCAACAGAAGAGCACCCCTACGCTGCTCATGGGCCGTGGCTACAG ATCCTTCTCACTGAAGAGTTTGTGGAGCACATGCTAGGCGACCTTCAAGATCTGAGTATTCGTGACGAG TTCAAGCTACCAAAGGAATACAGCTGGCCTGATAAGAAGCTAAAGATTTCTATCCTGCCAGATACAGTGTTTGACAGCCCGCTGCAATAA
- the sufu gene encoding suppressor of fused homolog isoform X3, translating into MDKMRPSGGAGGHLGLASLFPPGLQAIYAECRRLYPDQPNPLQVTAIVKYWLGGPDPLDYISMYRNVGCPALDVQEHWHYVSLGLSDLYGDNRVHEFTGQEGPSGFGFELTFRLKREAGETAPPTWPAELMQGLARYVFQSENTFCSGDHISWHSPLDNSESRIQHMLLTEDPQMQPVQTPFGLVSFLQIVGVCTEELQAAQQWNGQGILDLLRGVRVAGGPWLITDMRRGETIFDIDPHLQQERVDKGIETDGSNLSGVSAKCAWDDLSRPPEDEDDSRSICIGSQPRRLSEKDTEQIREALRKGLEINSKSILPPINSQRPHQDRPLSRKDSLESESSSAIVPHELVRTRQLESVHLKFNQESGTLLPLCLRGRILHGRHFTYKSINGDTAITFVSTGVEGAFATEEHPYAAHGPWLQILLTEEFVEHMLGDLQDLSIRDEFKLPKEYSWPDKKLKISILPDTVFDSPLQ; encoded by the exons ATGGATAAAATGCGGCCTAGCGGCGGAGCGGGTGGCCACCTCGGGCTCGCCTCGCTCTTTCCGCCGGGTCTGCAGGCTATTTACGCGGAGTGTCGGCGCCTGTATCCCGATCAGCCAAACCCGCTTCAAGTCACTGCCATCGTTAAGTACTG GTTAGGGGGACCGGATCCTTTAGACTACATAAGTATGTACAGGAACGTGGGATGTCCTGCTCTGGATGTACAGGAACACTGGCATTATGTGAGTCTCGGCCTGAGTGATCTGTACGGAGACAACAGAGTTCACGA attCACTGGTCAAGAAGGTCCAAGCGGATTTGGATTTGAGCTTACGTTTAGGTTAAAGAGGGAGGCAGGAGAGACCGCTCCTCCAACCTGGCCAGCTGAGCTTATGCAAGGTTTGGCTCGATACGTCTTTCAATCAG AAAACACATTCTGCAGTGGTGACCACATTTCATGGCACAGCCCATTAGATAACAGCGAGTCCAGAATCCAGCACATGCTGCTCACAGAGGACCCCCAGATGCAACCTGTACAAACACCATTTGGTCTGGTCAGCTTCCTTCAA ATTGTTGGGGTATGCACAGAAGAGCTGCAGGCAGCACAGCAGTGGAATGGTCAGGGCATTTTGGACCTGCTGCgtggagtgcgtgt TGCCGGAGGTCCGTGGTTAATCACTGACATGAGGAGAGGGGAGACTATATTTGACATTGATCCTCACTTACAA CAGGAGAGGGTGGATAAAGGCATCGAAACAGACGGCTCCAACCTGAGCGGAGTCAGTGCCAAGTGTGCATGGGATGACCTGAGTCGACCTCCCGAGGATGAGGACGACAGCCGCAGCATCTGCATTGGATCGCAGCCACGCAGGCTGTCTGAGAAAG ACACTGAACAGATCAGGGAAGCCCTAAGGAAAGGACTGGAGATTAACAGCAAGTCAATCTTACCCCCCATTAACAGTCAGAGACCTCACCAAGACCGgccact AAGCCGTAAGGACAGTCTGGAAAGTGAGAGCTCATCTGCTATCGTTCCCCATGAGCTGGTGAGGACACGACAGCTGGAGAGTGTGCACCTCAAGTTCAATCAGGAGTCTGGAACTCTGCTCCCACTGTGCCTCAG AGGACGTATCCTCCATGGGCGGCACTTCACATATAAAAGTATCAATGGTGACACAGCAATCACTTTTGTATCCACTGGAGTAGAGGGTGCTTTCGCAACAGAAGAGCACCCCTACGCTGCTCATGGGCCGTGGCTACAG ATCCTTCTCACTGAAGAGTTTGTGGAGCACATGCTAGGCGACCTTCAAGATCTGAGTATTCGTGACGAG TTCAAGCTACCAAAGGAATACAGCTGGCCTGATAAGAAGCTAAAGATTTCTATCCTGCCAGATACAGTGTTTGACAGCCCGCTGCAATAA